From the genome of Hydrogenophilus thermoluteolus, one region includes:
- a CDS encoding GGDEF domain-containing protein produces the protein MSTKHNKNGAATEELRPIIARLIERFGTRLSGDALRETYFDVRGLPVPPTPATPVLLQTLAKLLPSDPPEIARHLKIAHDALAKRNYTAAQPALERAAEWFLANEPEHPHSVSATAAPAPQPAAFDREFNELFAAVIRELFLPFLNPEADLHEIAVSLLQRLDAEPMTAELAHELRLFIEAAAPIAIAVSDHARDLTRLVELMLRHLDNFVLEAELARQQVKFIRDALARMHEAGILEEASERLEQLIDAQRQVIDERRKAEVEIRELLSVVIERLASFSSDSGQYADELKKTVAKVQQAKTLTELRDVLVQTVERTQFMHHSSAQISQTAQRIQQELLATRERMERLEQELRELSQQTVSDPLTGLKNRRGLENFWHREKARALRLQTPLSLAVLDLDNFKKFNDTFGHLAGDRALQHLAAIAKRYLRPQDGIARWGGEEFVIVFPETDRSVAERVVQRLQRELTKSLFFYDDRHHVITFSAGVAEWLGDGETLEQLVARADEALYTAKRAGKNRVVAARQP, from the coding sequence TTGAGTACGAAGCATAACAAAAACGGGGCGGCAACGGAGGAGTTACGGCCGATCATCGCCCGGCTGATCGAGCGCTTCGGCACGCGTTTGAGTGGCGACGCATTGCGCGAAACCTATTTCGACGTGCGCGGTCTGCCCGTCCCCCCGACTCCTGCCACGCCGGTTTTGCTCCAAACACTCGCGAAACTGCTGCCCAGCGATCCCCCCGAGATCGCGCGCCACCTGAAAATCGCCCACGACGCGCTCGCCAAACGCAACTACACCGCCGCGCAACCCGCGCTCGAACGGGCGGCCGAATGGTTTCTGGCCAACGAGCCGGAACATCCCCATTCCGTTTCCGCGACCGCGGCTCCAGCGCCACAGCCTGCCGCGTTCGACCGCGAGTTCAACGAACTCTTTGCTGCGGTGATCCGCGAGCTTTTTCTCCCGTTCCTCAACCCAGAAGCCGACCTGCACGAGATCGCGGTTTCGCTGTTGCAGCGCCTCGATGCGGAACCCATGACGGCGGAACTGGCGCACGAATTGCGACTCTTCATCGAGGCCGCGGCGCCGATCGCGATCGCGGTAAGCGACCATGCGCGCGACCTCACGCGGCTGGTCGAATTGATGTTGCGCCACCTCGACAATTTCGTGCTCGAAGCGGAACTGGCGCGGCAACAGGTCAAATTCATCCGCGACGCGCTTGCGCGGATGCACGAAGCGGGCATTTTGGAGGAGGCGAGCGAACGGCTCGAACAATTGATCGACGCGCAACGCCAGGTGATCGACGAACGGCGCAAAGCCGAAGTGGAGATCCGCGAACTCCTCTCCGTCGTGATCGAACGGCTTGCGTCGTTTTCGAGCGACAGCGGTCAGTACGCCGACGAACTCAAGAAAACGGTTGCCAAAGTTCAGCAGGCAAAAACCCTCACCGAACTGCGCGACGTATTGGTGCAAACGGTTGAACGCACTCAGTTCATGCACCACTCTTCTGCGCAGATTTCGCAAACGGCACAGCGCATCCAGCAAGAGCTGTTGGCGACGCGCGAACGGATGGAGCGGCTCGAACAAGAGCTGCGCGAATTGTCGCAACAGACGGTGAGCGACCCGCTCACGGGCCTGAAGAACCGCCGCGGTTTGGAAAATTTCTGGCACCGCGAAAAAGCGCGTGCGCTCCGCTTACAGACGCCGCTCTCGCTCGCGGTGCTCGACCTCGACAATTTCAAGAAATTCAACGATACCTTCGGTCATCTGGCCGGAGACCGGGCGTTACAGCACCTGGCCGCGATCGCGAAACGCTATCTGCGTCCGCAGGATGGCATCGCCCGTTGGGGGGGCGAAGAGTTCGTGATCGTCTTTCCCGAAACCGATCGCTCCGTGGCCGAGCGGGTGGTCCAACGCCTGCAGCGCGAGCTCACCAAATCGCTCTTCTTCTACGACGATCGCCACCACGTGATCACCTTCAGCGCTGGCGTCGCCGAATGGCTAGGTGACGGCGAAACGCTCGAACAGCTGGTCGCCCGCGCCGACGAAGCGCTCTACACCGCGAAACGCGCGGGCAAGAACCGGGTCGTGGCCGCCCGCCAACCATAA
- a CDS encoding HD-GYP domain-containing protein, with the protein MRERRDPLPEVSLEQLQPGVHIELDLPWLDHPFWFNAFTIKDEAQLAELKALGLTKVRWNPKKSRVPPLPPPEKGTAQPTTESQQAVANVEKVRAQIAAQRADKRKQHEAVVAMRRTLARCQEAYQATTERTRAALAAIDRGQPDGARLARDVAAEAASRFTPQAEVVLQLIAEHAHDEGATGHALNTMVVAQMLAHRMGFDQAQIEAVGTAALLHDIGKARIPTSVLYNTKRNRAEERLYRLHPVYGAEWLAEIPGIADEIRLWVRAHHERIDGKGFPDGLADDAVPLAAQIVGLANRFDNLCNPIPGLPALPPAKAVAWLYRHEKGAWNEALFAVFVKMIGVYPPGTFVRLSNDAVGLVLRNSPRDPLRPWVLLYEPETPRSELVAIDLTTVPDVTIAEAVPPERLPPEVVETLDPRCKVRYFHDVAR; encoded by the coding sequence GTGCGCGAACGTCGTGATCCGTTACCCGAAGTCTCTCTCGAGCAGTTGCAACCCGGGGTCCATATCGAGCTCGACCTGCCGTGGCTCGACCATCCCTTCTGGTTCAACGCATTCACGATCAAAGACGAGGCGCAGTTGGCCGAACTCAAAGCGTTGGGGTTGACGAAGGTGCGGTGGAACCCCAAAAAGAGCCGGGTACCGCCGCTGCCGCCTCCAGAAAAGGGAACCGCACAGCCGACAACCGAATCCCAGCAAGCGGTAGCCAATGTCGAGAAGGTTCGGGCGCAGATCGCGGCGCAACGGGCCGACAAACGCAAACAGCACGAAGCGGTGGTGGCGATGCGCCGAACGTTGGCCCGCTGCCAAGAGGCCTACCAGGCAACCACCGAACGCACCCGAGCGGCGCTTGCCGCGATCGACCGCGGACAGCCCGACGGCGCGCGGTTGGCGCGCGATGTCGCTGCAGAGGCGGCGAGCCGTTTCACCCCGCAGGCGGAGGTGGTATTGCAGCTCATCGCCGAGCATGCGCACGACGAGGGGGCGACGGGCCATGCGCTCAACACGATGGTGGTGGCGCAGATGCTCGCGCATCGCATGGGCTTCGATCAGGCACAGATCGAGGCGGTGGGCACCGCAGCGCTGCTGCACGATATCGGCAAAGCGCGCATTCCCACGAGCGTGCTCTATAACACGAAGCGAAACCGCGCCGAAGAGCGACTCTATCGCCTCCATCCGGTCTATGGGGCGGAATGGTTGGCCGAAATCCCAGGAATAGCCGACGAGATCCGTCTTTGGGTTCGTGCGCACCACGAGCGCATCGACGGCAAGGGGTTTCCCGATGGCTTGGCGGACGATGCAGTGCCGCTCGCGGCGCAGATCGTCGGGTTGGCGAACCGCTTCGACAATCTCTGTAACCCGATCCCCGGGCTACCTGCATTGCCGCCCGCGAAAGCGGTGGCGTGGCTCTATCGCCACGAAAAGGGGGCATGGAACGAGGCGCTCTTCGCCGTCTTCGTCAAGATGATCGGTGTCTATCCGCCCGGGACCTTCGTCCGTCTGTCCAACGACGCGGTGGGGTTGGTGTTGCGCAATAGCCCCCGGGATCCGTTGCGCCCGTGGGTGCTGCTCTATGAGCCCGAAACGCCGCGCAGCGAACTGGTTGCGATCGACCTCACGACGGTTCCCGACGTGACCATCGCCGAAGCGGTGCCACCGGAACGCTTGCCGCCGGAGGTGGTCGAAACGCTCGACCCCAGGTGCAAGGTCCGTTATTTTCACGACGTGGCGCGCTGA
- a CDS encoding NAD-dependent epimerase, with amino-acid sequence MRFFITGTAGFIGFHLAQQLLEAGHTVTGFDGLTDYYDVTLKRRRHALLTMYPAFTAVEALLEDQTALDRAVDAAQPEVIVHLAAQAGVRYSLENPRAYIDANLVGTFHLLEAAKRVQPKHLLLASTSSVYGANREMPFVETQPTETPLTLYAATKKANEAMAHAYAHLWQLPTTLFRFFTVYGPWGRPDMALFKFTRGILDGTPIEIYNHGEMYRDFTYIDDLVRAICLLVDVPPPPPSARTEEHGWQPIPGDTLSPVAPWRVVNIGNSQPVRLLDFVDALEKALGKKAVRRYLPMQKGDVPATWADCSLLERLTGYTPQTPVAEGVARFVAWYRDYTGR; translated from the coding sequence ATGCGTTTTTTCATTACCGGAACAGCCGGTTTCATCGGTTTTCACTTGGCGCAGCAGTTGCTCGAAGCGGGTCATACGGTCACCGGCTTCGACGGGCTGACCGACTATTACGACGTAACCCTCAAACGCCGCCGCCACGCGCTTCTTACCATGTATCCGGCGTTCACCGCGGTGGAAGCGCTGCTCGAGGATCAGACGGCGTTGGATCGCGCAGTGGATGCGGCGCAGCCGGAGGTGATCGTCCATTTGGCCGCGCAGGCCGGGGTGCGTTACAGCTTGGAAAATCCGCGTGCGTATATCGACGCGAACCTGGTGGGCACGTTTCACCTTTTGGAAGCGGCAAAACGGGTGCAGCCCAAGCACCTGTTGCTGGCGTCTACAAGCAGCGTCTATGGCGCGAACCGCGAGATGCCATTCGTCGAAACCCAGCCGACCGAGACGCCGCTCACCCTCTACGCCGCGACCAAAAAGGCGAACGAAGCGATGGCGCACGCCTACGCGCACCTGTGGCAGCTTCCCACCACCCTTTTTCGCTTCTTCACCGTCTATGGCCCGTGGGGTCGGCCCGATATGGCGCTCTTCAAATTCACCCGCGGCATTCTCGACGGCACGCCGATCGAGATCTACAACCACGGTGAGATGTACCGCGATTTCACCTATATCGACGACTTGGTGCGCGCGATTTGCTTGCTGGTCGACGTGCCGCCACCCCCTCCGTCGGCGCGTACCGAAGAACACGGTTGGCAGCCGATTCCTGGCGATACGCTGAGCCCGGTTGCGCCATGGCGGGTGGTCAATATCGGCAATTCGCAACCGGTGCGGCTGTTGGATTTCGTCGATGCCCTCGAAAAAGCGCTCGGAAAAAAGGCGGTTCGCCGCTACCTCCCCATGCAAAAGGGCGATGTCCCGGCAACGTGGGCCGACTGTTCGCTGCTCGAGCGGCTCACGGGGTACACGCCGCAGACTCCGGTTGCCGAAGGGGTGGCGCGGTTCGTGGCGTGGTATCGCGACTATACCGGGAGATGA
- a CDS encoding ATP-binding protein codes for MDKKLPIGIQSFTQIRREGYYYVDKTPFLARMVESGGKYYFLSRPRRFGKSLLLDTIACAFSGQRELFAAHDGRDGSAPREALYLADHWDWRKRYPVIRLSFGTGSFANEAAVDAVIRYQLKRNAQQLGLGDAPQWPQPGLALMELIERAANQHGAPVVVLVDEYDKPILDAINDPEQAAVHRAILRDLYSVLKDAAENLRFVFLTGVSKFSQVSLFSGLNNLNDITVDDDFAAICGYTDADLDTVFAPEFAAAAADGKPLDRERVRLWYNGYWWGGTERVYNPFDVLLCLAKREYRPWWFETATPTFLIELLTARGFFTPQLERTYATHQLLGSFDVGTMPSETLLWQTGYLTIARKVEEAGQLLYELAIPNQEVRVALNEALLDALLPHRHEVEATLNVLRALREGDSETLRAEFDHLFAQIPYDWQYPLGHLEAYYASLFYSFLASTGVRLLAEAHTRDGRVDLVIQAGATVWVVEFKVVAGESATGAALAQLRARDYAAAYRAAPGVTRVIELGVEFSKTTRRIVGWMCA; via the coding sequence ATGGATAAGAAACTGCCGATCGGCATCCAGAGTTTCACGCAGATCCGCCGGGAAGGGTACTACTACGTCGATAAGACCCCATTTTTGGCACGCATGGTGGAAAGCGGCGGCAAGTACTATTTTCTTTCCCGTCCGCGGCGCTTTGGCAAGTCGTTGCTGCTCGACACGATCGCATGCGCCTTTTCCGGGCAGCGCGAACTCTTCGCGGCGCATGATGGGCGAGACGGCAGCGCGCCGCGCGAAGCGCTCTACCTTGCGGATCATTGGGACTGGCGCAAACGCTATCCGGTGATTCGCCTTTCGTTCGGGACCGGTTCGTTCGCGAACGAAGCGGCGGTCGATGCGGTGATCCGCTATCAACTCAAGCGCAACGCACAACAGCTAGGACTCGGTGACGCGCCGCAATGGCCGCAACCGGGGCTTGCGCTCATGGAGCTCATCGAACGCGCCGCGAACCAGCACGGCGCGCCGGTGGTGGTGCTGGTGGATGAATACGACAAACCGATCCTCGACGCGATCAACGATCCTGAGCAAGCGGCGGTGCACCGTGCGATCCTGCGCGACCTCTATAGCGTGCTCAAGGACGCTGCAGAGAACCTCCGTTTCGTCTTCCTCACCGGGGTCTCCAAATTCAGCCAAGTCTCGCTCTTTTCCGGGCTCAACAACCTCAACGACATCACGGTCGATGACGACTTTGCGGCGATCTGTGGCTACACCGACGCCGACCTCGACACTGTCTTTGCGCCCGAGTTTGCCGCCGCCGCGGCAGACGGCAAGCCGCTCGACCGCGAACGGGTGCGCTTATGGTACAACGGCTACTGGTGGGGCGGCACCGAGCGGGTCTATAACCCGTTCGACGTGCTCCTTTGCTTGGCCAAGCGCGAATATCGCCCGTGGTGGTTCGAAACCGCAACGCCGACCTTTTTGATCGAGCTCCTCACAGCGCGCGGCTTTTTCACACCACAACTGGAGCGCACCTACGCCACCCACCAGCTGCTGGGTAGCTTCGACGTCGGGACGATGCCAAGCGAGACGCTCTTGTGGCAGACCGGCTATTTGACGATTGCCCGTAAAGTGGAGGAAGCGGGGCAACTCCTTTACGAGTTGGCCATTCCCAACCAAGAGGTGCGGGTGGCGTTGAACGAAGCGTTGTTGGATGCGCTTCTGCCCCACCGCCACGAAGTGGAAGCGACGCTCAACGTGCTGCGGGCGTTGCGTGAAGGCGACAGCGAGACGCTGCGGGCCGAGTTCGACCACCTTTTCGCGCAAATTCCCTATGACTGGCAGTACCCGCTGGGTCACCTCGAAGCCTACTACGCAAGCCTTTTCTACAGCTTTCTGGCAAGCACTGGCGTGCGGTTGCTGGCCGAAGCGCACACCCGTGATGGTCGGGTCGACCTGGTGATCCAGGCGGGTGCGACCGTCTGGGTGGTCGAATTCAAGGTAGTGGCAGGCGAAAGCGCAACGGGGGCGGCGCTGGCGCAGCTGCGTGCGCGCGACTACGCCGCTGCGTATCGTGCCGCGCCGGGTGTGACGCGGGTGATCGAACTCGGGGTGGAGTTCAGCAAAACCACACGGCGGATCGTCGGATGGATGTGCGCATGA